One region of Bombus affinis isolate iyBomAffi1 chromosome 5, iyBomAffi1.2, whole genome shotgun sequence genomic DNA includes:
- the LOC126916539 gene encoding protein sidekick isoform X5 has protein sequence MEMPWRNAVADLSTFLFAAVYFIWIAGSACATETLQEPRFTTQPSSSGNILSENRTKFLQCQARGNPQPKYKWFKDGVPLSNELTSEPYFRIQSTRREDAGVYHCVATNDVGSIFSERITFAVAYMGVFEDLTERMVSVKSGSAAVLTLPPIESHPAPDVTWFTSDGSLLYGIKYASVHHTLLILNASENDQGLYRARAINTQLGKEENSPFFKLQVTGDANAEVAPSIIVKPQDTQIIKDQDVTYIHCIANARSLHELRTLWTKDGIPIENSRISYSFNDSWNRTLALISANITYTGVYSCHVDLRSGGYPTVNASANVVVYEKPTFITELKRETLSDYGSTVTLPCDAVGVPPPKITWFRNAEPVDHLLGFRYALEEDGSLTIKKLTMDDSGMFQCLASNDAGEASSYTWLKAKTSGPIMENGPQNQTILDGKDATLTCNAVAAPIPNTTWIYNDTIPVEIAGRVQVLDNGDLLIAAVKPNDAGKYTCIRANEAGSVNGSAYLTVLVRTQIIQPPVDTSVLLGYTAELQCKVSNDPSVLYDIAWFHNSQVINTQASQRVKMRNDGTLEIAAVRASDVGEYMCSVVSPGGNETRSARLSVIELPFAPINVMASRVERISPRTINVSWVPGFDGNSPTKKFIVQRREVSDLGPIPDSALNWITECNNVSAQNRWVLLNNLKAAAAYQFRVTAENSVGEGPPSDPSNIVVLPQEPPSGPPVGFVGSARSSSEIITQWQLPLEEYRNGHILGYVLRYRLYGYSDNPWTIQNITNEAQRNYLITDLITWKDYIVQIAAYNDKGVGVFTEGLKIKTKEGVPEAPPTNVKVTAINSTSIKVWWKPPNPQKINGINQGYKLQAWIGHNFTEASEYKSMTVPPSLFDPLAEQSAIMTGLKKYTLYNITVLCFTDPGDGEKSSPVQIRTREDVPEEVENLQFENISDRSLTVKWNAPQEVNGVLIQYQLKYMIKDVPDSLRVENFTSDTLSAKIEHLQAMTHYKFEVVAWTSVGPGKPAVAVIQSGVEPVLPEPPTKLALSNIDAFSVVLQFTPGFDGNSSIIKWTVQAQTTRNTTWYNIYEVSDPDASTITVGGLIPFMQYKLRLIANNVVGASQPSEPTKEFQTIQAPPSHPPRNVTVRAMSATELRVRWIPLQQIEWYGNPRGYNVTYTEVRTNKSKSITIEDHTANSYILENMEEYALYKIVMQALNDVGSSTISPKAVERTRESVPSMGPINVEANATSSTTILVRWGDVPIEHQNGQIEGFKVYYGANARSAFQYKNIPSNTTFTTTLTELRKFVQYHIQVLAYTRLGDGTLSTPPVRVQTFEDAPGPPSNVSFPDVSFTTARIIWDTPEDPNGEILAYKVMFHLNNSQDHQFSKEFPASDRTFRATGLEPEKYYMFSVTAQTRLGWGKTAYALVFTTNNRERPQSPSMPQISRSQIQSRQITFNWTPGRDGFAPLRYYTVQQSENSGPFQTIPERVEPTLTSYTANDLKPFTFYQFRIQATNDIGPSTWSTESIQVQTLPAAPSRGVTGLKVVPITTSSIEVHWNAIDEVYWSGDHETGGYRVVYQPVSDFPTALQDTPKEEVLGIKATKIVLSDLTEDRYYEVIVLPFNSEGEGPSSPPVTVYVGEAVPTGEPQHLKAEPISSTEVHLRWKPPQANMQNGDLLGYKIFYLVTDSPQDLENKQEEEIEVVPASYLTHSLVFLDKYTEYRIQVLAFNPAGDGPRTPSITVRTKQDIPGPPHNLQFSEITMTSLRVSWEAPKLRNGEIVGYIVTYETAEQNDRFSKQVKQKVTETSLLIQPLEEEETYTFMVRAQTIDFGPPISGNVTTGPQEGSPMAPSNLAVTKTVSSVELQWTNGASGKGPILGYYIETRRKDDSRWQTIVRSSNGPLTEYSVSYQNLLPSTSYLFRVISYNRYGISYPAYSTETILTPSKLYLEYAYLQHKPFYRQTWFMVTLAAASIIIIIMIIAVLCVKSKSYKYKQEAQKTLEESMAMDTDDRQESDLELYRSRQGGGGAMNMANACGTLGKRNTLARKSMHPPPPTMLGKSPPRPSPASVAYHSDEESLKGYDENPDDSSVTEKPSEISSTDSQGSESENESVQSDPHSFVNHYANVNDSLRQSWKRQKPVRNYSSYTDSEPEGSAVVSLNGGQIIMNNMARSRAPLPGFSSFV, from the exons AGACCCTCCAAGAACCGCGCTTCACCACTCAGCCTTCCAGCAGCGGCAATATTCTTAGCGAAAATCGGACAAAATTTCTGCAGTGTCAAGCGAGGG GAAATCCTCAGCCAAAATATAAGTGGTTCAAGGATGGGGTACCCCTCAGCAACGAGCTTACTTCGGAGCCTTATTTTCGAATACAAAGTACACGTAGAGAAGACGCAGGAGTTTATCACTGTGTCGCCACAAACGACGTAGGATCTATATTTAGTGAAAGAATTACATTTGCGGTAGCCT ATATGGGGGTGTTCGAGGATCTCACAGAGAGGATGGTGAGCGTGAAATCGGGCAGCGCGGCTGTTTTAACGCTGCCACCGATAGAAAGCCATCCTGCACCTGACGTTACATGGTTCACGTCCGACGGCTCGTTGTTATACGGCATAAAATATGCGTCTGTTCATCACACATTGCTTATCCTGAACGCGTCTGAGAACGATCAAGGCTTGTACAG GGCCAGAGCCATTAACACGCAATTGGGAAAAGAGGAGAACAGTCCCTTTTTCAAGTTGCAAGTTACGGGAGATGCCAACGCTGAGGTGGCACCTAGTATCATAGTGAAACCACAGGACACTCAGATTATCAAGGACCAGGACGTTACCTACATACATTGCATAGCCAATGCTAG GTCTCTTCATGAGTTACGAACTTTATGGACGAAAGACGGGATCCCCATCGAGAACTCGAGGATATCATATAGTTTTAACGACTCGTGGAATAGGACTTTGGCGTTAATATCGGCAAACATAACTTACACCGGCGTATACTCGTGCCATGTGGACTTAAGAAGCGGTGGATATCCAACAGTGAACGCGAGCGCGAATGTTGTCGTATATG aaaaaCCAACTTTTATAACGGAATTGAAACGAGAGACTCTTAGTGATTATGGATCAACTGTAACGTTACCATGCGATGCTGTCGGAGTACCTCCTCCTAAAATCACTTGGTTTCGAAATGCAGAGCCTGTTGATCATCTTCTTGGATTTAG GTACGCACTGGAAGAAGATGGCTCCttaacaattaaaaaattaaccaTGGATGACTCAGGAATGTTCCAATGTCTTGCATCCAACGACGCTGGTGAAGCATCCAGTTATACCTGGCTAAAAGCAAAAA CATCTGGACCAATCATGGAGAATGGTCCACAAAACCAAACTATATTAGATGGGAAGGATGCAACTTTAACATGTAATGCTGTAGCAGCTCCGATACCTAACACTACATGGATTTATAATG ATACAATTCCTGTGGAAATCGCCGGAAGAGTACAAGTCTTAGATAACGGAGATCTTTTAATTGCTGCGGTAAAACCAAACGACGCCGGAAAATACACGTGTATTCGAGCTAATGAAGCTGGTTCTGTAAATGGTTCAGCGTATCTTACTGTTTTAG TTCGAACACAAATTATTCAACCACCTGTGGATACCTCTGTACTTCTCGGCTACACCGCAGAATTACAATGCAAGGTCTCCAACGATCCAAGTGTTTTGTACGATATAGCATGGTTTCATAATTCACA AGTAATAAATACACAAGCCAGTCAAAGAGTAAAAATGCGAAATGATGGTACATTGGAAATAGCAGCCGTTCGTGCGTCTGACGTGGGTGAATATATGTGTTCTGTGGTTTCTCCAGGAGGAAATGAGACTCGATCTGCTCGTCTTAGTGTAATCGAATTACCATTCGCACCCATAAACGTAATGGCTAGTCGAGTCGAGCGAATTTCACCTCGCACCATAAACGTTAGTTGGGTTCCTGGCTTTGATGGAAACAGTCCAACAAAAAAGTTTATCGTTCAAAGGCGGGAGGTTTCTGATCTCG GACCAATACCTGATTCTGCACTAAATTGGATCACAGAGTGTAATAATGTTTCGGCACAAAATCGTTGGGTACTATTGAACAATCTAAAAGCTGCTGCTGCATATCAATTTCGAGTGACTGCAGAAAATAGTGTTGGTGAAGGACCTCCTTCGGATCCTAGTAATATAGTAGTTCTTCCTCAAGAGC CTCCGAGTGGACCACCGGTAGGATTCGTTGGTTCCGCTCGATCATCCTCAGAAATAATCACGCAGTGGCAGCTTCCATTAGAAGAATATCGAAACGGCCATATTTTAGGATATGTATTAAGATATAGACTATACGGTTACAGCGACAATCCATGGACAATACAGAATATTACTAACGAAGCACAAAGAAATTATCTTATTACCGACCTAATTACTTGGAAGGATTATATCGTACAGATAGCAGCGTATAATGATAAAGGAGTTGGAGTATTTACGGAAGGTTTGAAGATTAAAACCAAGGAAGGAGTACCTGAAGCACCACCCACAAACGTAAAGGTAACAGCTATTAATTCAACATCGATAAAAGTGTGGTGGAAACCTCCCAATCCGCAAAAGATTAATGGAATAAATCAAGGTTATAAATTACAAGCCTGGATCGGGCATAATTTTACAGAAGCGAGCGAATACAAGTCGATGACCGTACCACCTAGCTTATTCGATCCTCTTGCAGAGCAAAGTGCAATTATGACAGGTTTAAAGAAATACACCTTATACAATATAACTGTATTATGCTTCACTGATCCAGGTGATGGTGAAAAAAGTTCTCCCGTTCAAATTCGTACACGCGAAGATGTACCTGAAGAAGTAGAAAATCTACAATTTGAAAACATAAGTGATCGTTCACTCACCGTTAAATGGAATGCTCCACAGGAAGTTAATGGAGTTCTCATCCAATACCAATTAAAATATATGATCAAAGATGTACCGGATTCTctaagagtagaaaacttcacGTCAGACACTCTTTCAGCCAAAATCGAACATTTACAAGCAATGACTCattataaatttgaagttgTTGCTTGGACTTCAGTAGGCCCTGGAAAACCAGCAGTAGCTGTTATTCAATCAGGCGTTGAGCCTGTTCTTCCTGAACCACCAACTAAATTAGCACTGTCTAATATAGATGCATTCTCTGTCGTTCTTCAATTTACTCCAGGCTTTGACGGCAATTCGTCCATAATAAAGTGGACAGTACAAGCACAAACCACTCGAAACACAACATGGTACAATATTTACGAAGTTTCAGATCCTGATGCTAGTACAATCACTGTGGGTGGTCTAATTCCATTTATGCAGTATAAATTACGATTAATAGCTAACAACGTTGTCGGTGCTTCCCAACCTTCCGAACCAACAAAAGAATTTCAAACGATTCAAGCACCACCATCACATCCTCCTAGGAATGTTACGGTTCGTGCAATGAGCGCCACGGAATTGCGTGTTAGATGGATTCCGTTACAACAAATTGAATGGTATGGAAATCCAAGAGGATATAATGTTACTTATACTGAAGTTCGAACGAACAAGTCAAAGAGCATAACTATAGAAGACCATACAGCGAATTCGTATATTTTAGAGAACATGGAAGAATATGCTCTCTATAAAATTGTAATGCAAGCGCTTAATGACGTTGGGTCATCGACAATAAGCCCGAAAGCTGTTGAAAGAACTCGCGAATCAGTTCCTTCGATGGGTCCTATTAATGTAGAAGCCAATGCAACGTCTTCCACGACTATATTAGTTAGATGGGGTGATGTTCCCATAGAACATCAGAATGGACAAATAGAAGGGTTTAAAGTTTACTATGGTGCAAATGCTAGATCAGCATTCCAGTATAAAAACATTCCTAGTAACACAACATTTACAACAACTTTAACAGAACTTCGAAAATTTGTCCAGTATCACATACAAGTTCTAGCTTATACGCGTCTTGGCGATGGCACTTTAAGCACTCCGCCAGTTAGAGTACAAACATTTGAAGATGCTCCTGGACCTCCATCGAATGTATCGTTCCCTGATGTAAGCTTTACCACTGCTCGGATTATTTGGGATACTCCAGAAGATCCGAACGGAGAGATTCTCGCCTATAAAGTTATGTTTCATCTAAATAATAGCCAGGATCATCAATTTTCGAAGGAGTTTCCTGCATCAGATAGAACTTTTAGAGCAACTGGACTAGAGCCAGAGAAGTATTACATGTTCTCGGTAACAGCACAAACGAGATTAGGATGGGGAAAAACAGCATACGCTCTCGTTTTTACTACAAATAATAGAGAACGTCCACAATCGCCATCGATGCCACAAATTAGCAGATCACAAATACAAAGTAGACAGATAACATTTAATTGGACACCTGGCCGTGATGGGTTTGCACCATTAAG ATATTATACGGTACAACAATCAGAAAATTCAGGACCATTTCAAACGATTCCTGAAAGAGTAGAACCAACATTAACATCTTATACAGCAAATGATTTAAAACCATTTACATTCTATCAATTCCGAATACAAGCAACTAACGATATAGGTCCTTCAACTTGGAGTACAGAATCTATTCAAGTTCAAACTCTACCAGCAG CACCTTCTCGGGGAGTTACCGGATTGAAAGTAGTTCCAATAACGACATCTAGTATAGAAGTTCATTGGAACGCAATAGATGAAGTATATTGGAGCGGCGATCATGAAACAGGTGGTTATCGCGTCGTTTATCAACCAGTTTCTGATTTCCCCACAGCCCTTCAAGATACTCCTAAAGAAGAAGTTTTAGGAATAAAA GCTACAAAGATTGTTTTAAGCGACTTGACAGAAGATAGGTATTACGAAGTAATAGTGTTACCCTTCAATTCTGAAGGTGAAGGTCCATCAAGCCCTCCAGTGACTGTATATGTAGGAGAAGCAGTTCCTACAGGAGAACCACAACATCTAAAAGCAGAACCAATTTCTTCTACAGAAGTACATCTGCGTTGGAAACCACCCCAAGCCAATATGCAAAATGGAGATTTATTAGgatataaa ATTTTCTATTTAGTTACTGATTCTCCTCAAGATTTGGAAAACAAACAGGAAGAAGAAATAGAAGTTGTACCAGCATCATACTTAACACATAGCTTAGTGTTTTTAgataaatatacagaatatcgTATTCAAGTATTGGCTTTCAACCCTGCCGGTGATGGTCCTCGAACCCCATCTATCACTGTCAGAACTAAACAG GATATACCTGGACCACCACACAATTTACAATTCTCAGAAATTACAATGACTAGTCTCCGCGTCTCTTGGGAAGCACCAAAACTACGAAATGGTGAAATAGTCGGCTACATTGTTACATATGAAACTGCAGAACAAAATGATC GTTTTAGTAAGCAAGTTAAACAAAAGGTAACGGAAACAAGTCTACTAATTCAACcgttagaagaagaagaaacgtaTACTTTTATGGTTAGAGCGCAAACCATTGATTTTGGTCCGCCTATATCTGGAAATGTCACAACAGGTCCACAAGAAGGTTCGCCAATGGCACCTAGCAATCTTGCTGTTACAAAAACAGTGTCTAGTGTTGAATTACAGTGGACTAATGGTGCTTCTGGAAAAGGACCCATTCTAGGATACTACATCGAAACGCGCCGGaaag aTGACAGTCGTTGGCAGACGATCGTGCGTAGTAGTAATGGACCATTGACAGAGTATTCTGTATCTTATCAAAATTTACTTCCATCTACGTCGTATTTATTCAGAGTAATATCATATAATCGTTATGGAATTAGTTATCCAGCATATTCCACAGAAACG attttaaCTCCATCAAAGCTATACCTTGAATATGCATACCTACAACATAAACCGTTTTACAGACAAACTTGGTTTATGGTTACTTTAGCTGCTGCatcaattataattattataatgatCATAGCAGTGCTATGCGTGAAAAGTAAAAGCTATAAATATAAAC AAGAAGCACAAAAGACACTTGAAGAGTCTATGGCGATGGATACTGATGATAGACAAGAGTCTGATTTAGAGCTTTATAGATCAAGACAAGGAGGTGGTGGTGCTATGAATATGGCTAATGCTTGTGGTACATTAGGTAAAAGAAACACTTTAGCAAGAAAATCTATGCATCCTCCTCCTCCTACAATGTTGGGAAAGTCACCTCCTAGACCATCACCAGCCTCTGTTGCTTATCATAGCGACGAAGAAAGTCTGAAAGGATATGATGAAAACCCTGACGATAGCAGCGTTACGGAAAAACCTTCCGAAATTAGTTCAACAGATTCACAG GGATCTGAAAGTGAGAATGAAAGTGTACAATCGGATCCACATTCCTTCGTAAATCATTACGCTAATGTTAATGATTCCTTAAGACAATCCTGGAAACGCCAGAAACCAGTTAGAAATTATTCATCGTACACTGATTCTGAACCTGAAGGTAGTGCCGTTGTCAGTTTAAATGGGGGACAAATTATTATGAACAATATGGCAAGGTCGAGAGCACCATTGCCTGGTTTTTCGTCTTTCGTATAA